CGTGGTCCTCGGCTTGGCCCATCGGCTGCTTGGACGAGACTGTGTGTTGGGTGACGTCACCGCCACCAGTATCGGTCCGGGAACGCCGGGCGGTCCCTGGCATCTGGACAACCCCTTGACTCAAATGCCCGAGCCCCTTCCCGATTTTCCCCTGGGGTTTCAGGTGGCCTGGATGATCGACTCCTTTACCGCGGCCAACGGGGCGACCCGGATCGTTCCCCGGAGCCACTTGACCCGCAGCAAGCCAAGCTGGAAACGGGGCGACCGGGCCGAGGAGAAGGCTCTGTGCGGTGAGGCCGGCGCGGTTGCGATCTGGCTGGCCAGCACTTGGCACCGGATAGGCCCTAACTCCACCGAACGACCGCGCCGCGCAATCATTTCCTTCTACCAGCGGTCCTGGATCAAACCCTTTTCCGATTACCGCGGCAGCATCTCTCCTGAGCGAGCCCGGCGCATGTCTCCCGCCGCACGGTTCCTGTACGGTTTCTCGGCCAATGGGCTTCGGAGGGGCTAGCCCGCATTTCTCACCAGGTC
This genomic window from Acidobacteriota bacterium contains:
- a CDS encoding phytanoyl-CoA dioxygenase family protein, translating into MIQDPQGRFDLTRIAQQLGGEGYVVLEGLLDSDQLTEWRSHIDRLAEQERQSPYLPGDGPVHPGDEEIESYLAESYAVSREELARMMQRVRHTRAENRDTPWPVGPREINKTFMHIPNLFDHDRSQYVRNLPAKTHLADALVEHPVVLGLAHRLLGRDCVLGDVTATSIGPGTPGGPWHLDNPLTQMPEPLPDFPLGFQVAWMIDSFTAANGATRIVPRSHLTRSKPSWKRGDRAEEKALCGEAGAVAIWLASTWHRIGPNSTERPRRAIISFYQRSWIKPFSDYRGSISPERARRMSPAARFLYGFSANGLRRG